The following are encoded together in the Glycine max cultivar Williams 82 chromosome 8, Glycine_max_v4.0, whole genome shotgun sequence genome:
- the LOC100037461 gene encoding dynamin-related protein 5A → MENLISLVNKIQRACTALGDHGENSALPTLWDSLPAIAVVGGQSSGKSSVLESVVGKDFLPRGSGIVTRRPLVLQLHKIEEGSREYAEFLHLPRKRFTDFVAVRKEIQDETDRETGRTKQISTVPIHLSIYSPNVVNLTLVDLPGLTKVAVEGQPDSIVKDIEDMVRSYIEKPNCIILAISPANQDLATSDAIKISREVDPTGDRTIGVLTKIDLMDKGTDAVDILEGRAYRLKFPWIGVVNRSQQDINKNVDMIAARRREREYFNSTPEYKHLANRMGSEHLAKMLSKHLETVIKSKIPGIQSLINKTIAELEAELTRLGKPVAADAGGKLYAIMEICRSFDQIFKDHLDGVRPGGDKIYNVFDNQLPAALKRLQFDKQLSMENIRKLITEADGYQPHLIAPEQGYRRLIESSLITIRGPAEAAVDAVHSLLKDLVHKAISETLDLKQYPGLRVEVGAAAVDSLERMRDESKRATLQLVDMECGYLTVDFFRKLPQDVDKGGNPTHSIFDRYNDSYLRRIGTTILSYVNMVCATLRNSIPKSIVYCQVREAKRSLLDHFFTELGKMETKRLSSLLNEDPAIMERRSALAKRLELYRSAQAEIDAVAWSK, encoded by the exons ATGGAGAATCTAATCTCTTTGGTCAACAAAATCCAGAGAGCTTGCACCGCCTTAGGTGACCACGGCGAAAACAGTGCACTCCCCACACTATGGGACTCTCTCCCCGCCATCGCCGTCGTCGGAGGCCAG AGCTCAGGAAAGTCCTCCGTCTTGGAGAGCGTTGTCGGCAAAGATTTCTTACCTCGTGGATCAG GTATTGTTACGCGACGACCGCTCGTGTTGCAGCTTCACAAGATTGAAGAGGGAAGCAGAGAGTACGCGGAGTTCCTCCACCTCCCGAGGAAGAGGTTCACCGATTTTG TTGCTGTGAGGAAGGAGATTCAAGACGAAACTGATAGAGAGACTGGACGAACCAAACAAATTTCTACTGTTCCCATTCATCTTAGTATATACTCTCCCAATG TTGTTAACTTGACACTCGTTGATCTTCCTGGGCTTACGAAAGTAGCTGTTG aGGGTCAACCGGATAGTATTGTGAAAGACATTGAGGATATGGTTCGCTCCTACATTGAGAAG CCGAACTGTATAATTTTGGCCATTTCACCAGCCAATCAAGATCTTGCAACATCTGATGCAATTAAAATTTCCCGTGAAGTGGACCCTACTg gaGATAGGACCATTGGAGTTTTGACAAAGATTGATCTTATGGACAAGGGTACTGATGCTGTTGAT ATATTGGAAGGAAGAGCATATAGGTTAAAGTTTCCCTGGATTGGTGTTGTGAATAGATCACAACAAGACATAAACAAGAATGTTGACATGATTGCTGCTAGGCGTAGAGAACGTGAGTACTTCAATAGTACCCCTGAATATAAACACCTTGCGAACAGAATGGGTTCCGAGCATCTGGCGAAGATGCTCTCaaag CATTTGGAGACAGTAATCAAGTCCAAAATTCCTGGCATTCAATCTCTAATTAACAAAACAATTGCTGAACTTGAAGCTGAACTAACTCGTTTAGGAAAGCCTGTAGCAGCTGATGCTGGG GGAAAGTTGTATGCAATCATGGAAATATGCCGCTCAtttgatcaaatatttaaaGACCATCTTGATGGCGT GCGGCCTGGaggtgataaaatttataatgtctTTGACAATCAGCTCCCCGCTGCTTTAAAAAGGTTGCAGTTTGATAAGCAGCTTTCAATGGAAAATATAAGGAAACTTATTACTGAAGCTGATGGGTATCAGCCTCATCTTATAGCTCCAGAACAAGGATATCGTCGTCTAATTGAATCTTCTCTAATAACTATTAGGGGCCCTGCTGAGGCAGCTGTTGATGCG GTTCACTCGCTGTTAAAGGACTTGGTTCACAAAGCTATCAGTGAGACTTTG GACTTGAAGCAGTATCCTGGTCTCCGGGTTGAGGTTGGGGCTGCTGCTGTTGATTCACTAGAAAGAATGAGGGATGAAAGCAAAAGAGCAACACTGCAGCTAGTTGATATGGAGTGTGGCTATCTGACTGTTGATTTCTTTCGGAAGCTTCCTCAAGATGTTGATAAGGGTGGCAATCCCACACATTCAATTTTTGATAGATATAATGATTCATATCTAAGGCGAATTG GAACCACAATTTTGTCATATGTCAATATGGTCTGTGCTACACTGCGGAATTCAATTCCCAAGTCCATCGTCTATTGTCAAGTGCGGGAGGCAAAACGAAGTCTACTTGATCACTTTTTTACCGAGCTAGGCAAAATGGAG ACCAAGCGTCTGTCATCGTTATTGAATGAGGATCCTGCAATTATGGAACGACGTAGTGCGCTCGCAAAGAGACTAGAGTTATACCGGAGTGCACAAGCTGAAATAGATGCAGTTGCTTGGTCTAAGTAG
- the LOC100812620 gene encoding GDSL esterase/lipase At4g10955 — translation MESERESFDLSGPLHLTYALWDNAYHRMSVAASLVQGVYILERDRQEKREGKNALAPPWWTFFHFQLLRPLVDDVDYSIFGAIYEFRPPSSQYNDTLYRSPRYVIAFRGTLTKSDSVSRDIELDIHFIKQGLHQTSRSEIAIQAVRNTVATVGDSNVWLAGHSLGSAMAMLTGKTMAKNGMFIESFLFNPPFVSAPIERIKDERVKHGIRFAGSVITAGLTIAMQAKQPKDLSADPFAALAAWVPGLFVNPSDHICSEYIGYFEHRRKMDEIGAGVIERLATQNSLGGLLMSAFGKESEPLHLIPSASLTVNVTPSRDFKEAHGIHQWWKPDLQLEHKLYNYK, via the exons ATGGAATCTGAGAGGGAAAGTTTTGACCTCTCAGGACCTTTGCATCTAACTTATGCCTTATG GGACAATGCATATCATCGAATGTCAGTTGCTGCTAGTTTGGTCCAAGGTGTTTACATTCTAGAAAGGGACAGACAAGAAAAACGTGAAGGAAAAAATGCTCTTGCACCACCTTGGTGGACATTCTTTCACTTTCAGCTGCTCCGTCCCCTAGTAGATGATGTCGATTACTCCATCTTTGGTGCAATATATGAGTTCAGGCCTCCTTCATCTCAGTATAATGACACTTTATATAGAAGTCCACGTTATGTGATTGCCTTTAGAGGGACTCTAACCAAATCAGACTCAGTTTCTCGTGATATTGAGCTGGATATCCACTTTATCAAGCAAGGGCTTCATCAAACTTCCCGCTCTGAAATAGCTATTCAAGCTGTTCGAAACACAGTAGCAACTGTAGGTGATTCAAATGTTTGGTTGGCTGGACACTCTCTAGGATCAGCGATGGCAATGCTCACTGGGAAAACCATGGCCAAGAATGGTATGTTTAttgaatcttttcttttcaacccACCATTTGTATCTGCTCCAATTGAAAGAATTAAGGATGAGAGGGTGAAACATGGGATTCGATTTGCGGGCAGCGTTATAACAGCTGGACTCACCATTGCTATGCAAGCCAAGCAGCCGAAGGATTTATCTGCTGATCCATTTGCTGCTTTGGCTGCCTGGGTCCCAGGTTTGTTTGTGAATCCATCTGACCATATCTGCTCAGAGTATATTGGTTACTTTGAACATAGAAGAAAAATGGATGAGATTGGAGCAGGTGTCATTGAAAGGTTAGCAACTCAAAATTCACTTGGTGGCCTACTGATGAGTGCATTTGGGAAGGAATCTGAACCCCTTCACCTCATTCCTTCAGCTTCTCTGACAGTTAATGTTACTCCTTCGCGTGATTTCAAAGAAGCACATGGGATTCACCAGTGGTGGAAACCAGACTTGCAGCTAGAACACAAGCTCTACAATTACAAATAG
- the LOC100782341 gene encoding uncharacterized protein, whose protein sequence is MAAGAAPVPAPRPKRPRPPSGRTNLASCVVATIFLIFIVIVILIVYYTIFKPQDPKIAVNAVQLPSFSVANGTVNFTFSQYASVRNPNRAAFSHYDSSLQLIYSGSQVGFMFIPAGEIDAGRTQYMAATFSVQSFPLSAPPRMGPTLANGDGVGFNYGLRVEPTLEIESKLEMAGRVKVLHFFTHHVYAKAGCRVAIAVTDGSVLGFHC, encoded by the coding sequence ATGGCCGCCGGAGCCGCGCCGGTACCGGCGCCGAGGCCGAAGCGGCCTCGGCCTCCGTCGGGGCGCACCAACCTCGCCTCCTGCGTGGTGGCCACCATCTTCCTAATCTTCATCGTCATCGTCATCCTCATTGTCTACTACACCATCTTCAAACCCCAGGACCCCAAAATTGCCGTTAACGCCGTCCAGCTCCCCTCCTTCTCCGTCGCTAACGGCACCGTCAACTTCACCTTCTCCCAGTACGCCTCCGTTAGAAACCCTAACCGCGCCGCATTCTCGCACTACGACAGCTCCCTCCAGCTCATCTACTCCGGCAGCCAGGTCGGCTTCATGTTCATCCCCGCCGGCGAGATCGACGCGGGCCGGACGCAGTACATGGCCGCCACCTTCTCCGTCCAGTCCTTCCCCCTCTCGGCGCCGCCTCGAATGGGCCCCACATTGGCCAACGGCGACGGAGTGGGCTTCAACTATGGGCTTAGGGTTGAGCCCACTTTGGAAATCGAGTCTAAGTTGGAGATGGCGGGGCGCGTCAAAGTGTTGCACTTTTTCACCCATCACGTTTACGCCAAAGCCGGTTGCAGGGTTGCCATTGCCGTAACTGATGGATCTGTCTTAGGTTTTCactgctaa